From the Lactococcus lactis genome, one window contains:
- a CDS encoding BRCT domain-containing protein: MLENEYFVFTGTLTTMTRKQAQSIIIGLKGHNQNAVTKKTTRLVTGNFPIDLIKGYHHSHKISEAKQSKRKGQRIMIMTEKEFIEFLAQTFQLLSKGL; this comes from the coding sequence ATGCTAGAGAATGAATATTTTGTATTTACTGGCACCCTTACAACGATGACAAGAAAACAAGCACAATCAATCATTATAGGTTTAAAAGGGCATAATCAGAACGCTGTGACTAAAAAAACGACTAGACTAGTCACAGGCAATTTTCCGATTGATTTAATAAAAGGCTATCATCATTCGCATAAAATATCAGAGGCTAAGCAATCTAAACGAAAAGGACAACGAATAATGATAATGACTGAAAAAGAATTTATCGAATTTTTAGCTCAAACTTTTCAACTTCTCTCAAAAGGGTTATAA
- a CDS encoding recombinase family protein translates to MNIGYARVSTGLQNLDLQKDSLKKYDCEKIFTDHLSGSKKDRPGLKSAIEFSRSGDTIVVWRLDRLGRNMEDLISIVNSLNDKGVSFHSLQENITMDKSSSTGQLMFHLFAAFAEFERNLILERSAAGREAARARGRLGGRPEKFSEQDVKLLKTLVESGTPIKSIADSWGVSRTTIYRYINKF, encoded by the coding sequence ATGAATATCGGATATGCACGAGTTTCAACTGGACTTCAAAATTTGGATTTACAAAAAGATAGTCTTAAAAAATATGATTGTGAGAAAATATTTACTGACCATCTGTCAGGAAGTAAAAAAGATCGACCTGGTTTAAAATCCGCCATCGAATTTTCTCGTTCTGGAGATACAATTGTTGTTTGGCGGTTAGATCGATTAGGAAGAAATATGGAGGACTTAATTAGCATAGTTAATTCACTTAATGATAAAGGAGTAAGCTTCCATAGCTTGCAAGAAAATATTACAATGGATAAATCAAGTTCGACTGGACAATTGATGTTTCATTTGTTTGCGGCTTTTGCGGAATTTGAGAGAAATCTTATTTTGGAGCGTTCTGCCGCTGGTAGAGAAGCTGCACGTGCAAGAGGACGACTTGGAGGAAGACCTGAGAAATTTTCGGAGCAAGACGTAAAGCTTCTTAAAACCTTGGTAGAAAGTGGTACGCCGATTAAGTCGATTGCGGATTCTTGGGGAGTGTCAAGAACAACGATTTATAGATATATTAATAAGTTTTAG
- a CDS encoding type I toxin-antitoxin system Fst family toxin — MLQILFVTVVAPLVVGVALEIIKSWLKDQHNKRH; from the coding sequence ATGCTTCAAATTCTATTCGTAACTGTAGTTGCACCTCTTGTGGTAGGTGTTGCTCTTGAGATAATCAAGAGCTGGTTGAAAGACCAACACAACAAGCGCCACTAA
- the hemH gene encoding ferrochelatase has protein sequence MEKQAVLLMSYGTPNRTEEIWDYYTHIRHGKEPSQALYDELVGRYEEIGGVSPLAHITEAQRAAIEEKLNESGTGEYQVFNGLRHIHPFIEETLTEILNQGFTSIHGLVLAPHRSTFIDQYHERVEAKLQTHPEVTYHPHYHFWQATGFLTFWSDQIQAALHPTRKQKFLFTAHSLPERLLANGDPYVDEIKEAAQAIVNQVEGTVDFANAWQSVGRTADKWIGPNVEDVTEALVTQENYEEIIYLPFGFVADNLETLYDNDIECKEQVEALGGHYKRLAMPNVHPDFIAGVVSELLSSNE, from the coding sequence ATGGAAAAACAAGCTGTTTTATTAATGAGTTATGGTACACCAAATCGCACAGAAGAAATTTGGGATTATTATACCCATATTCGTCATGGAAAAGAACCTTCACAAGCATTATATGATGAATTAGTGGGGCGTTATGAAGAAATTGGTGGTGTTTCACCATTGGCGCATATTACAGAAGCCCAACGAGCAGCGATTGAAGAAAAATTAAATGAATCAGGAACTGGTGAGTATCAGGTTTTTAATGGATTACGCCATATTCATCCATTTATCGAAGAAACTTTAACAGAAATTTTAAATCAAGGTTTTACAAGCATTCATGGCTTAGTATTGGCACCTCATCGTTCAACATTCATCGATCAATATCATGAGCGAGTGGAAGCTAAATTGCAAACACATCCAGAGGTAACCTATCATCCACACTATCATTTTTGGCAAGCAACAGGTTTCTTAACTTTTTGGTCTGACCAAATTCAAGCAGCCTTGCATCCTACCCGCAAACAAAAATTTTTGTTTACAGCACATAGTTTACCCGAGCGTCTATTAGCAAACGGAGATCCGTATGTGGATGAAATTAAAGAGGCAGCACAAGCCATTGTGAATCAAGTGGAAGGCACTGTTGATTTTGCTAATGCTTGGCAAAGTGTCGGTCGAACAGCTGATAAATGGATTGGACCGAATGTGGAAGATGTAACAGAAGCATTAGTAACGCAAGAAAATTATGAAGAAATTATTTATTTACCTTTTGGTTTTGTAGCAGATAATTTAGAAACCTTATATGACAATGATATTGAGTGTAAGGAGCAAGTTGAAGCTTTAGGCGGTCACTATAAACGGCTAGCAATGCCGAATGTTCACCCTGACTTTATTGCAGGTGTGGTGAGCGAATTGTTGTCATCCAATGAGTAG
- a CDS encoding MFS transporter: protein MDVPVSQSKNRINLLLLISLFITQLDSGIMSTNLSSISRTFALSPQEKSWVVAVYTLGLLFATPIMGSFIDRFGYRTVFLMELGFYFIGVVGIATSSSFTALLVARIIQSFGSSSILTLALSRVFMIHTHKVSGKVGNVGALVALATIVAPIISVVSLAKTQDWRAIYLVLAAMIFLIFLVAWVMIPKEILSSTETFDVKGNTLFVLALVAFNLLLSRLFISGNLVELLAYGILFCLTIGSFLVIEARREANQEKVVFSRKLWTIAKYRMSLIGGIVTGLSMSLFAFFPSMIEVTFQLNARKAGSFMTIMAIGTLIGSKLAGYWTGKKSAYHATRDSMIAVIISLIILYFSVASLPLFLMALFLFGIAIGMIMTVPLQVLIVEASPQDRNTSLSLLSVSKKLGMTIGITLMSIFAHFTQATGVHSMILVLMVLTIAFVWTIRHKE, encoded by the coding sequence GTGGATGTACCAGTAAGTCAGTCGAAAAACAGAATCAATTTATTATTACTGATTAGTTTATTTATTACGCAACTTGATTCAGGTATCATGAGTACGAATTTGTCTTCTATTTCACGTACCTTTGCGCTCAGTCCTCAAGAGAAAAGCTGGGTGGTAGCAGTTTATACCTTAGGTTTACTTTTTGCGACGCCCATTATGGGGAGTTTTATTGATCGGTTTGGATACCGTACTGTTTTTTTAATGGAATTAGGCTTTTATTTTATAGGAGTTGTGGGGATTGCGACTAGTTCATCATTCACGGCATTATTAGTAGCACGTATTATTCAATCATTTGGCAGTAGCTCTATTTTGACACTCGCATTATCTCGAGTATTTATGATACATACACATAAAGTTAGTGGCAAAGTAGGAAATGTTGGAGCTTTAGTCGCATTGGCTACGATTGTGGCCCCAATTATCAGTGTTGTCAGTTTGGCTAAAACACAGGATTGGCGCGCTATTTATCTTGTATTAGCGGCAATGATTTTCCTTATTTTCCTTGTGGCATGGGTCATGATACCAAAAGAAATTTTATCGAGCACGGAAACATTTGACGTAAAGGGCAACACCCTCTTTGTCTTGGCCTTAGTTGCGTTTAATTTATTGTTAAGCCGATTATTTATTAGTGGTAATTTAGTCGAATTACTTGCTTATGGAATTCTATTTTGTCTTACGATTGGTAGTTTTTTAGTGATTGAAGCACGCCGCGAAGCAAATCAAGAAAAAGTAGTATTTTCGCGTAAATTATGGACGATAGCGAAATATCGGATGAGTTTAATTGGAGGGATTGTAACGGGGTTAAGTATGTCTTTATTTGCGTTTTTCCCATCGATGATTGAAGTGACATTTCAATTAAACGCGCGTAAAGCGGGCTCATTTATGACGATTATGGCCATTGGAACATTAATTGGCTCAAAATTAGCAGGTTATTGGACTGGGAAAAAAAGTGCGTATCATGCCACTCGCGATAGTATGATTGCAGTGATTATCAGCTTAATTATCCTGTATTTCTCGGTTGCTTCCTTACCACTTTTTTTAATGGCACTATTTTTATTTGGTATTGCAATCGGGATGATTATGACCGTACCGTTACAGGTCTTAATTGTGGAAGCTTCACCGCAAGATCGGAATACTTCCTTAAGTCTTTTATCTGTTAGTAAAAAATTAGGGATGACAATAGGCATTACATTAATGAGTATTTTTGCTCATTTCACACAAGCAACTGGTGTTCATTCAATGATTTTAGTCTTAATGGTGCTAACAATCGCTTTTGTGTGGACAATTCGACATAAGGAGTAG
- the hemQ gene encoding hydrogen peroxide-dependent heme synthase, with protein sequence MVEAVETLDGWYSLHLTYQMDWAAWNQVAQPKKQAVVAELIALLTEWEEIEQAKKGSHYVWNVTGHKGDIGFFVLRPELKDVNAEENRWHQLALFDYLTPLHSYVSVIELGTYSGKPTTEKAMERTTQHLYPKLPKDDEYICFYPMNKVRSGDINWYTLPYEKRRELMKEHGMIGRKYAGKIHQFITGSIGLDDHEWGVTLFANDPLEFKKIIYEMRFSEASSVYSDFPYFIVGVSLNSQEKITNYFK encoded by the coding sequence ATTGTTGAAGCAGTAGAAACATTAGATGGATGGTATTCACTTCATCTCACGTATCAAATGGATTGGGCAGCTTGGAATCAAGTAGCACAACCAAAAAAACAAGCGGTTGTAGCGGAATTAATCGCATTGTTGACTGAATGGGAGGAAATTGAACAAGCCAAAAAAGGGAGTCATTATGTCTGGAATGTGACTGGTCATAAAGGCGATATTGGTTTTTTTGTTTTACGTCCGGAATTAAAAGATGTAAATGCTGAAGAAAATCGTTGGCATCAGCTAGCATTATTTGATTACTTAACACCGTTACATAGCTATGTATCAGTGATTGAGCTGGGAACATATAGTGGGAAACCGACAACAGAAAAAGCCATGGAGAGAACGACGCAACATCTTTATCCAAAATTACCAAAGGATGACGAATATATTTGCTTTTATCCTATGAATAAAGTTCGTTCGGGTGATATTAATTGGTATACCTTGCCTTATGAAAAACGGCGAGAATTAATGAAAGAACACGGTATGATTGGTCGTAAATATGCGGGGAAAATTCATCAATTTATTACCGGATCGATTGGGTTAGATGATCATGAATGGGGAGTAACCTTATTTGCAAATGATCCATTAGAGTTTAAAAAAATTATTTATGAAATGCGTTTTTCTGAAGCAAGTAGTGTTTATTCGGATTTTCCTTATTTTATCGTGGGCGTATCATTAAATAGCCAAGAAAAAATAACAAATTATTTCAAGTAA
- a CDS encoding MFS transporter, whose amino-acid sequence MHSPTIKHRGAFVATLLTGTFSMSISQSSLSTAYPAFMKAFGLGADTVAWLTTGFMLVMTLMIPVSPWLLHNVTFRRLFQAIELIFAIGTGLCIWAPSFTVLMIGRLLEAIAVGIIFPSFQTVLLTITPHSERGRVMGTAGLVMGSALAVGPIISGVLLTWFPWHALFLFFLVVSLLVLAVSTVTIASVMPLQPTQLDWVSFLLSASFPILLYALGALSKKGLTVGVVGLLILGVLAAGIFVVRQLNRQPPMLQMRVFATGMFIKAVFLTGISYVGLIVTTILMPLYFQTLLGLSPLISGLSLVPAAVLLSILNPISGRLLDRFGPRVVAMIGMLLITGGFGLLAVFAHHLPLIGAIMLAMATEAGNAFVMMPSVTAGANALPNELVADGTAVTTTARQLFGSAGVMFATVLLDGMQTTLRSHAGGFAVTFAVFAGVGLIGLLLALTLPKEVAKKAV is encoded by the coding sequence ATGCACTCTCCAACGATCAAACATCGCGGGGCTTTTGTCGCCACGTTACTGACAGGTACCTTTTCGATGTCAATTTCTCAGTCTTCTTTAAGCACCGCTTATCCTGCTTTTATGAAAGCTTTTGGTTTAGGAGCGGATACAGTTGCTTGGCTGACAACCGGCTTTATGTTGGTGATGACCTTGATGATTCCGGTTAGCCCATGGCTGTTGCATAATGTTACTTTCCGACGGCTTTTCCAAGCGATTGAACTCATTTTTGCCATTGGGACAGGCTTATGTATCTGGGCACCGAGTTTTACCGTGCTCATGATTGGCCGGTTGCTTGAAGCGATTGCGGTCGGGATTATTTTCCCGAGTTTCCAGACCGTGTTGCTGACGATTACGCCGCATAGTGAGCGTGGTCGGGTGATGGGCACGGCGGGATTGGTCATGGGCTCAGCCTTGGCAGTCGGTCCGATTATTTCCGGTGTTTTGCTGACATGGTTCCCTTGGCACGCTTTATTCTTGTTCTTCTTGGTCGTTTCGCTGCTTGTGCTGGCCGTTTCAACGGTGACCATTGCGTCTGTCATGCCATTGCAACCGACGCAACTGGACTGGGTGTCCTTCCTTTTATCCGCAAGTTTTCCAATTCTACTTTATGCCTTGGGTGCTTTGTCGAAAAAAGGCTTAACTGTTGGCGTGGTTGGTTTGTTGATTTTAGGCGTTCTGGCAGCTGGTATTTTCGTTGTTCGGCAATTGAATCGCCAACCACCAATGTTGCAAATGCGAGTTTTTGCCACTGGTATGTTTATTAAAGCGGTGTTTCTGACCGGAATTTCATACGTCGGTTTGATTGTCACCACTATCCTGATGCCGCTTTACTTTCAAACGCTACTTGGTTTGTCACCGTTGATTTCTGGCTTGTCCTTAGTGCCAGCTGCGGTGTTGCTGAGTATTTTGAATCCAATTAGCGGGCGCCTACTGGATCGCTTTGGACCGCGTGTCGTGGCCATGATTGGCATGTTGTTGATTACTGGCGGCTTTGGTCTGTTAGCAGTCTTTGCCCATCATTTACCGCTGATTGGGGCAATTATGTTGGCGATGGCGACTGAAGCCGGCAATGCCTTTGTGATGATGCCTTCAGTGACGGCTGGCGCGAATGCTTTGCCGAATGAGCTCGTGGCAGACGGCACTGCGGTTACAACGACGGCTCGTCAGTTATTCGGTTCTGCCGGTGTCATGTTCGCCACAGTGTTGTTGGATGGCATGCAAACCACGCTGCGAAGTCATGCTGGCGGTTTTGCTGTTACCTTCGCTGTGTTTGCTGGCGTGGGCCTGATTGGCTTGCTGTTGGCGTTGACGTTACCAAAGGAAGTCGCGAAGAAAGCGGTATAG
- a CDS encoding multicopper oxidase family protein produces the protein MKNYTDYFFDEPAFDLHDGGYVPLEVSDAPEKPLNVPPLLKPDKETATDVYYTVTAEAGETQLLPGAKTKTWGYNTSLLGQTIVYRRGQHTHVTLKNTLPELTTFHWHGANVSGPYVDGGCHAPVYPGESKHIDFTLEQPATTLWLHAHPCPSTAEQVWHGLAAMVIVKDDHEASLPLPRNYGVDDIPVILQDRRFHENNQWDYRADYDPDGVAGPTAMINGTINPYFDVTTQKVRLRFLDGANRREWRLHFSDDLPFTQIGGDGSLLPEPVKFTHLMLTCAERAEVIVDFGQYHEGDEVTLYTDDVPLLKFRIHAFKPDQTTLPDKLFDVKAPVVDPALPVRHVVMQGMDEGVAIDGKKFAMQRIDATQPIGKAQYWDVTNSNDAPGMVHPFHVHGTQFLVLSRNGHAPYPNEHGFKDTVGVNPGETVRLLVRFDLPGVYMYHCHIIEHEDGGMMAQIETFDPAKPKQEYKLMDMDTLMMALAKERGVKPSEIWMGGMQSYEKMGMKM, from the coding sequence ATGAAAAACTATACGGACTATTTCTTTGATGAGCCAGCGTTTGATCTCCACGATGGCGGATACGTGCCGCTTGAGGTCAGTGATGCGCCTGAGAAGCCCTTAAATGTGCCGCCGTTGTTGAAACCGGATAAAGAGACGGCGACCGACGTTTATTACACGGTGACAGCAGAGGCTGGGGAAACGCAACTGTTACCTGGGGCGAAGACCAAGACGTGGGGCTATAATACCAGTCTGTTAGGTCAGACGATTGTGTATCGCCGTGGTCAGCATACGCATGTGACACTGAAAAACACCCTGCCTGAGTTGACCACTTTTCATTGGCATGGGGCTAATGTCAGTGGCCCTTATGTTGATGGCGGATGCCATGCGCCGGTTTATCCGGGTGAAAGTAAGCATATCGACTTCACATTGGAACAACCTGCGACGACTTTGTGGCTGCACGCGCATCCGTGCCCATCCACAGCCGAGCAGGTTTGGCATGGTTTGGCTGCCATGGTGATTGTCAAAGACGACCATGAAGCCAGCCTGCCATTGCCAAGGAACTATGGCGTTGACGATATTCCGGTCATTTTGCAAGACCGGCGTTTTCATGAGAACAACCAGTGGGACTACCGGGCTGATTATGATCCTGACGGTGTTGCTGGGCCAACTGCAATGATTAACGGTACAATCAATCCCTATTTTGATGTCACCACGCAAAAGGTCCGGTTGCGTTTTCTGGATGGTGCTAATCGCCGTGAATGGCGGTTGCATTTTTCCGATGACCTGCCATTTACGCAAATTGGCGGGGATGGCTCACTGTTACCGGAGCCGGTCAAATTTACCCATTTGATGCTGACTTGTGCTGAGCGTGCCGAAGTGATCGTTGATTTTGGCCAATACCATGAAGGCGACGAGGTCACCTTATATACGGATGATGTGCCATTGCTAAAGTTCCGCATTCATGCGTTCAAACCGGATCAGACTACCTTGCCTGATAAGTTGTTCGATGTGAAGGCACCAGTGGTTGACCCGGCTTTGCCAGTTCGCCACGTTGTGATGCAGGGGATGGACGAAGGTGTTGCGATTGATGGTAAAAAGTTTGCCATGCAGCGGATTGATGCCACGCAACCAATTGGCAAAGCCCAGTACTGGGATGTTACCAATAGCAATGATGCGCCTGGAATGGTTCATCCATTCCATGTGCATGGAACCCAATTCTTAGTCTTGTCGCGGAATGGGCATGCGCCGTATCCAAATGAACATGGTTTCAAAGATACCGTTGGCGTGAATCCTGGTGAAACGGTTCGGCTGCTGGTTCGCTTTGATTTGCCAGGGGTTTATATGTATCACTGCCATATCATTGAGCACGAAGATGGCGGCATGATGGCACAGATTGAAACATTCGATCCAGCCAAGCCAAAGCAAGAATATAAATTGATGGATATGGATACGTTAATGATGGCCTTGGCTAAAGAACGTGGCGTCAAACCATCTGAGATTTGGATGGGCGGTATGCAGTCTTATGAAAAAATGGGAATGAAAATGTAA